A stretch of Glandiceps talaboti chromosome 18, keGlaTala1.1, whole genome shotgun sequence DNA encodes these proteins:
- the LOC144448980 gene encoding apoptosis-inducing factor 3-like isoform X2 encodes MSVKILTQLFLSTLRFRPHQVSRRSTSLFFSREFQNTSSTYTRPVTQHYTSLSSSHNFYINSVKTGQYKVLPVTRHSFSTMGICNTKDAVDQHGVGAMPKPEKIVPVEAVVCEVDDMKDGEMREVDVGPGKALLIKELGAFSAIGHKCTHYGAPLVKGVLCNGRIRCPWHGACFNAQSGDIEDYPGLDGVQKFEVDIQDNKVVVKTHKKALEKSRRIQEMCSKSPDEESTILLIGGGAASTVCAETLRQEGFKGRVVIATKENFLPYDRPKLSKALDSAAADIALRDSNFYSVYDIEVLTEREAVSIDTVLNAVTFQNGESINYDQLLIATGGRPRVLPIPGHDLENVCLLRTPDDANKIAKLAKGKRVVIVGTSFIGMEVASFLVDKANHITLLSGSNTAFQATLGEQVGMVLQRMLEEKNVNFFMNNSVKEFLGENGKLKAVDLKSGQELPADLCVVGAGVVPTTEFLKDSGLSMNARNQLTVDKFMRTNKSNVFGAGDIVEFPLAMLNDETVNIQHWQIAHMHGRTAALNMLDQDAELNTVPYFWTMMMGKSLRFTGYNVGYDDVVIDGDLDELVFTAYYTRGDNVVAVASMNSDPVVSQAAEMFLSGKEIRKSDLQSDMQYWKSLL; translated from the exons ATGTCAGTTAAAATCCTCACACAACTGTTTTTATCAACTCTAAGATTCCGTCCACATCAAGTAAGCAGGAGAAGTACAAGTTTATTTTTTAGCAGAGAATTTCAGAATACATCGTCAACATATACCAGACCAGTCACACAACATTACACTAGCCTTAGTAGCAGTCACAACTTTTACATCAATTCTGTGAAAACTGGACAGTATAAAGTTTTACCAGTCACCCGTCACAGCTTCAGCACAATGGGTATATGTAATACAAAGGATG CAGTTGACCAACATGGGGTTGGAGCCATGCCTAAACCAGAGAAAATAGTACCAGTGGAAGCTGTCGTTTGCGAAGTAGATGATATGAAAGATGGCGA GATGCGTGAAGTTGATGTTGGTCCAGGCAAAGCTCTCCTTATCAAAGAACTTGGAGCTTTCAGTGCTATTGGtcataaatgtacacattatgGGGCACCTTTGGTCAAAG GTGTTTTGTGTAATGGAAGAATTCGTTGTCCTTGGCATGGAGCATGTTTTAATGCACAGTCTGGTGATATAGAAGATTATCCTGGTTTAGATGGAGTGCAGAAATTTGAG GTTGACATCCAGGATAATAAAGTAGTGGTAAAAACCCATAAAAAG GCTCTTGAAAAGTCAAGAAGAATTCAGGAAATGTGTAGTAAATCACCTGATGAAGAAAGTACTATACTCCTTATAGGAGGAG GTGCAGCATCAACTGTGTGTGCAGAAACACTCAGACAGGAAGGATTCAAAGGAAgagttgtcatagcaaccaaGGAAAACTTTCTTCCATATGACAGACCAAAACTTAGCAAG GCTTTAGACAGTGCTGCAGCTGACATAGCTCTTAGAGATAGTAATTTCTACTCTGTGTATGATATAGAAGTGTTGACAGAGAGAGAAGCTGTTTCCATAGATACTGTCCTTAATGCTGTTACATTCCAAAATGGTGAAAGTATCAATTATGATCAGCTGTTGATTGCTACTGGTGGAAG ACCTAGAGTCCTTCCCATACCAGGTCATGACCTTGAGAATGTCTGTCTTCTCCGTACACCTGATGATGCCAATAAAATTGCAAAACTTGCAAAGGGTAAACGTGTCGTCATTGTAGGGACATCATTTATTG GAATGGAAGTTGCCAGCTTTCTTGTTGACAAAGCCAATCATATCACTTTACTCAGTGGCAGCAACACTGCATTTCAAGCTACATTAGGGGAACAGGTTGGAATGGTTCTCCAGCGG ATGCTAGAAGAAAAGAATGTCAACTTCTTCATGAATAACAGTGTCAAGGAATTCCTCGGAGAGAATGGTAAACTGAAAGCAGTTGACCTCAAGTCAGGTCAAGAGTTACCAGCTGATTTGTGTGTGGTAGGTGCTGGTGTAGTGCCAACTACAGAATTCTTGAAAGACAGTGGTCTATCCATGAATGCAAGGAATCAACTTACAGTAGATAAG TTTATGAGAACTAATAAGTCCAACGTCTTTGGTGCAGGTGATATAGTGGAATTTCCTCTAGCTATGTTGAATGACGAGACAGTCAACATACAGCACTGGCAGATAGCTCATATGCAtg GTCGCACTGCTGCCCTCAACATGTTAGACCAAGATGCTGAACTAAATACAGTGCCTTACTTCTGGACCATGATGATGGGGAAAAGTCTCAGATTTACAG GGTACAATGTCGGttatgatgatgttgttataGATGGTGATCTAGATGAACTTGTATTCACTGCATACTACACAAG GGGTGACAATGTAGTGGCTGTTGCTAGTATGAATTCAGACCCAGTAGTATCTCAAGCAGCAGAAATGTTTCTAAGTGGCAAAGAAATCCGGAAATCAGATTTACA GAGTGATATGCAATATTGGAAGAGCCTCCTTTGA
- the LOC144448980 gene encoding apoptosis-inducing factor 3-like isoform X1, producing MSVKILTQLFLSTLRFRPHQVSRRSTSLFFSREFQNTSSTYTRPVTQHYTSLSSSHNFYINSVKTGQYKVLPVTRHSFSTMGICNTKDAVDQHGVGAMPKPEKIVPVEAVVCEVDDMKDGEMREVDVGPGKALLIKELGAFSAIGHKCTHYGAPLVKGVLCNGRIRCPWHGACFNAQSGDIEDYPGLDGVQKFEVDIQDNKVVVKTHKKALEKSRRIQEMCSKSPDEESTILLIGGGAASTVCAETLRQEGFKGRVVIATKENFLPYDRPKLSKALDSAAADIALRDSNFYSVYDIEVLTEREAVSIDTVLNAVTFQNGESINYDQLLIATGGRPRVLPIPGHDLENVCLLRTPDDANKIAKLAKGKRVVIVGTSFIGMEVAAYLSDKAASISAVGLETTPFELAVGPQIGASLKRMLEEKNVNFFMNNSVKEFLGENGKLKAVDLKSGQELPADLCVVGAGVVPTTEFLKDSGLSMNARNQLTVDKFMRTNKSNVFGAGDIVEFPLAMLNDETVNIQHWQIAHMHGRTAALNMLDQDAELNTVPYFWTMMMGKSLRFTGYNVGYDDVVIDGDLDELVFTAYYTRGDNVVAVASMNSDPVVSQAAEMFLSGKEIRKSDLQSDMQYWKSLL from the exons ATGTCAGTTAAAATCCTCACACAACTGTTTTTATCAACTCTAAGATTCCGTCCACATCAAGTAAGCAGGAGAAGTACAAGTTTATTTTTTAGCAGAGAATTTCAGAATACATCGTCAACATATACCAGACCAGTCACACAACATTACACTAGCCTTAGTAGCAGTCACAACTTTTACATCAATTCTGTGAAAACTGGACAGTATAAAGTTTTACCAGTCACCCGTCACAGCTTCAGCACAATGGGTATATGTAATACAAAGGATG CAGTTGACCAACATGGGGTTGGAGCCATGCCTAAACCAGAGAAAATAGTACCAGTGGAAGCTGTCGTTTGCGAAGTAGATGATATGAAAGATGGCGA GATGCGTGAAGTTGATGTTGGTCCAGGCAAAGCTCTCCTTATCAAAGAACTTGGAGCTTTCAGTGCTATTGGtcataaatgtacacattatgGGGCACCTTTGGTCAAAG GTGTTTTGTGTAATGGAAGAATTCGTTGTCCTTGGCATGGAGCATGTTTTAATGCACAGTCTGGTGATATAGAAGATTATCCTGGTTTAGATGGAGTGCAGAAATTTGAG GTTGACATCCAGGATAATAAAGTAGTGGTAAAAACCCATAAAAAG GCTCTTGAAAAGTCAAGAAGAATTCAGGAAATGTGTAGTAAATCACCTGATGAAGAAAGTACTATACTCCTTATAGGAGGAG GTGCAGCATCAACTGTGTGTGCAGAAACACTCAGACAGGAAGGATTCAAAGGAAgagttgtcatagcaaccaaGGAAAACTTTCTTCCATATGACAGACCAAAACTTAGCAAG GCTTTAGACAGTGCTGCAGCTGACATAGCTCTTAGAGATAGTAATTTCTACTCTGTGTATGATATAGAAGTGTTGACAGAGAGAGAAGCTGTTTCCATAGATACTGTCCTTAATGCTGTTACATTCCAAAATGGTGAAAGTATCAATTATGATCAGCTGTTGATTGCTACTGGTGGAAG ACCTAGAGTCCTTCCCATACCAGGTCATGACCTTGAGAATGTCTGTCTTCTCCGTACACCTGATGATGCCAATAAAATTGCAAAACTTGCAAAGGGTAAACGTGTCGTCATTGTAGGGACATCATTTATTG GAATGGAAGTTGCTGCCTATCTCTCGGACAAGGCTGCTAGCATTTCAGCAGTGGGGCTTGAAACAACACCTTTCGAGCTAGCAGTTGGACCACAAATTGGAGCCTCCCTTAAGAGG ATGCTAGAAGAAAAGAATGTCAACTTCTTCATGAATAACAGTGTCAAGGAATTCCTCGGAGAGAATGGTAAACTGAAAGCAGTTGACCTCAAGTCAGGTCAAGAGTTACCAGCTGATTTGTGTGTGGTAGGTGCTGGTGTAGTGCCAACTACAGAATTCTTGAAAGACAGTGGTCTATCCATGAATGCAAGGAATCAACTTACAGTAGATAAG TTTATGAGAACTAATAAGTCCAACGTCTTTGGTGCAGGTGATATAGTGGAATTTCCTCTAGCTATGTTGAATGACGAGACAGTCAACATACAGCACTGGCAGATAGCTCATATGCAtg GTCGCACTGCTGCCCTCAACATGTTAGACCAAGATGCTGAACTAAATACAGTGCCTTACTTCTGGACCATGATGATGGGGAAAAGTCTCAGATTTACAG GGTACAATGTCGGttatgatgatgttgttataGATGGTGATCTAGATGAACTTGTATTCACTGCATACTACACAAG GGGTGACAATGTAGTGGCTGTTGCTAGTATGAATTCAGACCCAGTAGTATCTCAAGCAGCAGAAATGTTTCTAAGTGGCAAAGAAATCCGGAAATCAGATTTACA GAGTGATATGCAATATTGGAAGAGCCTCCTTTGA
- the LOC144448980 gene encoding apoptosis-inducing factor 3-like isoform X3 — protein MSVKILTQLFLSTLRFRPHQVSRRSTSLFFSREFQNTSSTYTRPVTQHYTSLSSSHNFYINSVKTGQYKVLPVTRHSFSTMGICNTKDVDQHGVGAMPKPEKIVPVEAVVCEVDDMKDGEMREVDVGPGKALLIKELGAFSAIGHKCTHYGAPLVKGVLCNGRIRCPWHGACFNAQSGDIEDYPGLDGVQKFEVDIQDNKVVVKTHKKALEKSRRIQEMCSKSPDEESTILLIGGGAASTVCAETLRQEGFKGRVVIATKENFLPYDRPKLSKALDSAAADIALRDSNFYSVYDIEVLTEREAVSIDTVLNAVTFQNGESINYDQLLIATGGRPRVLPIPGHDLENVCLLRTPDDANKIAKLAKGKRVVIVGTSFIGMEVAAYLSDKAASISAVGLETTPFELAVGPQIGASLKRMLEEKNVNFFMNNSVKEFLGENGKLKAVDLKSGQELPADLCVVGAGVVPTTEFLKDSGLSMNARNQLTVDKFMRTNKSNVFGAGDIVEFPLAMLNDETVNIQHWQIAHMHGRTAALNMLDQDAELNTVPYFWTMMMGKSLRFTGYNVGYDDVVIDGDLDELVFTAYYTRGDNVVAVASMNSDPVVSQAAEMFLSGKEIRKSDLQSDMQYWKSLL, from the exons ATGTCAGTTAAAATCCTCACACAACTGTTTTTATCAACTCTAAGATTCCGTCCACATCAAGTAAGCAGGAGAAGTACAAGTTTATTTTTTAGCAGAGAATTTCAGAATACATCGTCAACATATACCAGACCAGTCACACAACATTACACTAGCCTTAGTAGCAGTCACAACTTTTACATCAATTCTGTGAAAACTGGACAGTATAAAGTTTTACCAGTCACCCGTCACAGCTTCAGCACAATGGGTATATGTAATACAAAGGATG TTGACCAACATGGGGTTGGAGCCATGCCTAAACCAGAGAAAATAGTACCAGTGGAAGCTGTCGTTTGCGAAGTAGATGATATGAAAGATGGCGA GATGCGTGAAGTTGATGTTGGTCCAGGCAAAGCTCTCCTTATCAAAGAACTTGGAGCTTTCAGTGCTATTGGtcataaatgtacacattatgGGGCACCTTTGGTCAAAG GTGTTTTGTGTAATGGAAGAATTCGTTGTCCTTGGCATGGAGCATGTTTTAATGCACAGTCTGGTGATATAGAAGATTATCCTGGTTTAGATGGAGTGCAGAAATTTGAG GTTGACATCCAGGATAATAAAGTAGTGGTAAAAACCCATAAAAAG GCTCTTGAAAAGTCAAGAAGAATTCAGGAAATGTGTAGTAAATCACCTGATGAAGAAAGTACTATACTCCTTATAGGAGGAG GTGCAGCATCAACTGTGTGTGCAGAAACACTCAGACAGGAAGGATTCAAAGGAAgagttgtcatagcaaccaaGGAAAACTTTCTTCCATATGACAGACCAAAACTTAGCAAG GCTTTAGACAGTGCTGCAGCTGACATAGCTCTTAGAGATAGTAATTTCTACTCTGTGTATGATATAGAAGTGTTGACAGAGAGAGAAGCTGTTTCCATAGATACTGTCCTTAATGCTGTTACATTCCAAAATGGTGAAAGTATCAATTATGATCAGCTGTTGATTGCTACTGGTGGAAG ACCTAGAGTCCTTCCCATACCAGGTCATGACCTTGAGAATGTCTGTCTTCTCCGTACACCTGATGATGCCAATAAAATTGCAAAACTTGCAAAGGGTAAACGTGTCGTCATTGTAGGGACATCATTTATTG GAATGGAAGTTGCTGCCTATCTCTCGGACAAGGCTGCTAGCATTTCAGCAGTGGGGCTTGAAACAACACCTTTCGAGCTAGCAGTTGGACCACAAATTGGAGCCTCCCTTAAGAGG ATGCTAGAAGAAAAGAATGTCAACTTCTTCATGAATAACAGTGTCAAGGAATTCCTCGGAGAGAATGGTAAACTGAAAGCAGTTGACCTCAAGTCAGGTCAAGAGTTACCAGCTGATTTGTGTGTGGTAGGTGCTGGTGTAGTGCCAACTACAGAATTCTTGAAAGACAGTGGTCTATCCATGAATGCAAGGAATCAACTTACAGTAGATAAG TTTATGAGAACTAATAAGTCCAACGTCTTTGGTGCAGGTGATATAGTGGAATTTCCTCTAGCTATGTTGAATGACGAGACAGTCAACATACAGCACTGGCAGATAGCTCATATGCAtg GTCGCACTGCTGCCCTCAACATGTTAGACCAAGATGCTGAACTAAATACAGTGCCTTACTTCTGGACCATGATGATGGGGAAAAGTCTCAGATTTACAG GGTACAATGTCGGttatgatgatgttgttataGATGGTGATCTAGATGAACTTGTATTCACTGCATACTACACAAG GGGTGACAATGTAGTGGCTGTTGCTAGTATGAATTCAGACCCAGTAGTATCTCAAGCAGCAGAAATGTTTCTAAGTGGCAAAGAAATCCGGAAATCAGATTTACA GAGTGATATGCAATATTGGAAGAGCCTCCTTTGA
- the LOC144449320 gene encoding cytochrome c oxidase subunit 6A, mitochondrial-like has protein sequence MASRAISILRRPFSTSLNRASAEYGQAAHAGDHAGGAKTWKLLSFIVAIPGVAICMVNAYLAEKDHLDHYMEHRPEFKAYSHLRIRTKPFPWGDGQKSPFHNKITNALPDGYEED, from the exons ATGGCGTCTCGAGCAATATCAATTTTACGTCGCCCCTTTTCAACGTCGCTTAATCGCGCATCTGCTGAGTATGGACAAGCTGCCCATGCTGGAGATCATGCAG GTGGTGCAAAAACTTGGAAACTTCTAAGCTTCATTGTGGCAATACCAGGTGTAGCAATTTGCATGGTGAATGCCTATCTAGCTGAAAAAGACCATCTGGATCATTATATGGAACACAGACCAGAGTTCAAAGCATATTCACATTTGAGAATCAGAACCAAG CCTTTCCCATGGGGAGATGGTCAGAAATCACCCTTCCACAACAAAATAACCAATGCACTACCTGATGGCTATGAAGAGGATTAG